ATTCTGTGTTGTACATTCTTGAGTTGTTGACATTGCGCCATTGTGCGGGTTGCAAGTTTTATCGAGCAGAGACCCGAGGTCACTCTTGGGATTCAGATGGAAACCACATAAAAAATGTAAGGCTTAACTGATTTCCTTTTTGAATTGGCCATCTGCTGTGTCATGTGTGATATCAAAATTGGATAAGCGTCTGGGCCACTCGGGGGTTTGCACTGTGCAGTTCTGCTCTGTAGTTTCATCTATGTTTATTAACTttgttgcattttatatttttgttaggattttATATGGGGTGTGTAGTTGCTTCTCTAGGGCTTTAAGACTTTGATTTTCACCAGTTGGCCTTGAAAGTTCTTCATTTCCTGTGTAATGAGATCCTTTTTTGTGCTACATATAACTTGATGACTCACTAGGACCGAGGTCATTTTGATCTTTAAAAGTTCAACTGCACACAAACACTAGCATGGGGGGCAGATTTTGCTTTTAACTTGAGAGCAAATAGACGAAGTGAATAGCCATTAGAGATTAGTGTGTCAATTAAATTGTTACCATCAATTTTCTTGTTCTAACTTTCAATCTTTATGCTCTTTGGTACCAATGATGCACTTTATTCTTTTCATGTGTCTTGGCCAATCTGGACGTTGCTCACTTTTTGGATCTTTTAGCTTCTAGACATACCAAAGGGGTGATGTTTAATGCTAGCCTATatgtacatgcatgcatgtatgttTGTTTCTGTGTTTGCATGTTCtgtttttgtctctctttccccATGTGTTTGTTTCTGTGTCTCTGATTTAATGTTTGAACACTGGTTTTATAATATCTGAAATGTTCTAATAGTTATAACTTAACCTTTGTGAATTTCTCAGACTCCTTTTGGCCCGCCTTTTGCACTGATTCAAGGAACACTGGAACCCCTAGGAACCACATTCAAGAGGATTCCAACAGAGGCTTGCCCAATCATAAGAAGGGGTTCGGTTGCATGGATTGGTTCCGGCCCAGAGTTTTTCATAAGCCTTGCAAACCACCAGGAGTGGAAAAACGCATACACTGTGTTTGGTTCTGTTCTTCCGGAAGACATGGAGATTGCTGAAAGAATTGCTCAGCTCCCTTCCAAACCAGATGTTTGGAACAACATCAACGTGTCGGTCATGGAAAAGCCCGTTTCATTGTCGCTTCGAAGAATCAAGACAAGTAATGGAGATCTGAACAGAAATGTAGGATCAAATTGAAATTATACCAATGTTAAATTGTATCATACATtgtttgcaattttctttttatttttcccctgCATATTTCTTATATAGGATGTGGGAACTGTATCAGCATTTGTTTCTACAAGTAATAACAAAATCTCTTGCCTTATTAACATTTATCCCGCTTGTTGTGGGAGCTTAGGCACATGAGATAAAAGTTCTGTATTGAAATCTTTGTTCCAAACTTTGTACATGCATTCTAGAGGAATACAAATTGGAAGGATTGTTATATGTTGAATATATGTTTGCTATtatatacaacaaaataaaatattaattataaaatgactttgaaatgaagagaatcctattccaagACGAAGGGCTAGAGCCAGAGGGAGCAATTAGGGTTTTTAAACAAGAACGGGTGCTTCAATTCCTTTGAAGTGGAAGTTACTAAATACACacaatttccctttcaaaaaaaatatataaataagaaaatatgtatatataagcttTACGAGCTCAAAATGAGTTGAATTAGATCAAGATTTACTATAATTAGGCTGCTAAAACttctatcttttttatttatttattattattattattttggctattccactttttcaaattatcTACATTTTACTTCAccgttaaattattattttttcaagcATTTTCTCTAAGTTATTGAACCGGATACTGGTTTTGCTTCCATTTTAGGATCCGGTCCGGGGGGTGAGAATGCTCTAAATAGAGTAAAGAACAAGAGCTGGAGAGGGCGGCTGTACGTTATTCAAATTCTAGAAAAACGCCATCGTTTTTAAAGCTTTTCACTGGCAGCTGGCTGCAATAGCATACTCCGCGCCCAAACCCAGGAACCCTTTAACTCCCGCCCCCTCCAAGAAACCGAATCAAGCCAAAGACGACGCCGTTTTCGCCGTCAGCACCACCATGGTCCAATTCCACGAGCTCATAATCGGAGACCTCCTGGATGACCCGAACGGCGGACTGGTGGTCCTCTCCTCCGGCCTCTCTCTCCCCAAGCTGATCTCCTCCCTCGTCCTCCTTCATTCTTCCTCCCCCATTCTCCCCTCCCGCACCGTCTCCGAACTCTCCGCCGACCTCCCCGCCCACAACCGCCTCTCCCTCTACGCCTCCAATTCTGCCTTCTTCGTCACCCCCCGCATCCTCACCGTTGACCTCCTCTCCCGCCGCCTCTCCCCCTCCCTCGTGTCCGCTCTCGTCGTCCCCTCCGCCCACTCCCTCTCCGAGTCCTCCCCCGACGCCTTCGCCGTTCGCCTCCTCCTCCACCGTGCCCTCTCCATCTTCGCCTTCTCCGACCGCCCCCACTCCATGGTCTCCGCCTTCGCCAAGGCCGAGCGCACCATGAAGTGCCTCTATGTCAAAAAGCTTCACCTCTGGCCCAGGTTCCACGTCAACGTTGCCGACGAACTCGAGAGGGACCCGCCGGTGGTTGTCGACGTTCGGGTTCCGATGACGCGGGCCATGGTGGGGATCCAGAAGGCCGTTCTGGAGGTCATGGACGCGTGTCTCAAGGAGATGCGGAAGACCAACAAGGTCGACGTGGAGGATCTCACGGTGGAGAATGGGCTGTTCAAGTCATTCGATGAGATCGTGAGGCACCAGCTCGACCCCATCTGGCATACCTTGGGGAAGAAGACCAAGCAGCTCGTTTCAGACTTGAAGACTCTGAGGAAGCTCTTGGATTATCTCGTTAGGTACTTCTGCTTCCATTTTGATTCACTGTGAATTCGTTACGAGTTACAAATAGATTTTTTTGATGTGAAAATTGTGTTAATATGATGGTTTTGGGTGATTGATTACTACTTGGGTAGGTACGATGCAGTGACTTATTTGAAGTATTTGGATACACTGAGGGTGTCGGAGAGTTTTCGGTCGGTTTGGATATTTGCAGAGTCGAGCTATAAGATCTTTGAGTATGCAAAGAAACGGGTTTATCGTTTCGTGAGGTCTGATGGTGTGAAACTAGTACATGGGCAGGGTAAGAGTGTGACGGGCAAAAAGAGGAAATCCAAGGGGGGTGACAAGAATGAGGAAGAAGGTAAGtgagtgttttttgttttcggTTTATAAAGTGTTATGACttgacataaatgtgaaatctatttttgtgtttttgttaatACATTTGTTACGAGAACGGAAAACAAAAGACGGAAaataaaaacacagaaaaatatGGTCTAAAGTTTCATTTTTCTAACTCTTCTCTAAATGAATTTGTAGCAGCTGGTGGTGCTTCGTCGTCCATAGCAGGTAGTGGGTTAGTTTTGGAGGAAGTCTTGGAGGAGGCACCAAAGTGGAAGTTGTTACGTGTGAGTGAGTGAGTTCCATTTTCTTTGCTGTCCGTTGGTTACTTTTTTCTTATAGTTGTGAAACATTGTTGATTTTCTGACTTATTACGAAGGAAAGATGAGCGTGATTCAGCCCTAAATTTCATATCTATTTTGTGGTATTAGTTTCTCCTTTTGTTTCGGTTTGATGATTATAGGTTCAAAAACTTTGAAGTTCTTCGATATTGGAAGTTCACTCTAAATCTGGGTGTGATGATTTTATTACAGGAGATTCTTGAAGAGATAGAAGAGGAAAGACAAAAGCAGGCTTTGTCAAGAGAAGAGCTTCTGGTTGAAGGTGAAGCGGATGATAGTGGTATTGTTCTAGTGGCCTGCAAAGATGAACACTCATGCATGCAACTTGAAGAATGCATCTTGAACAGTCCACAGAAGGTTCTTCCCACattcttttctcatttgttAGATTCCCTTCTATTCTTTATGGGTATTATATTCACTTTGTCCCACACTtggttgtaattttatttagtgtgttatttatttatttgaaatatcTTGTTCTTTAGTCGAGCCAATTGACTAGCAATCATTAAACCAAGTCCACAAGCCATTTGCATCTTGTAATCCTCCTAGGAGTGCCGCCTTCTGCAAGATTGAGATGAGAATGTGGCAAGGGTTAGAAAACAGGGAATGGAAACAACCTTAATTGACTTAATTAGTTATTAATTGAAAGtcatgactattttttttttgatcaaatagtgtACTGGTTTTGATAGACGCATTTTGTGTGTTAGACCTTGCTGTTAAAAGTCAATACTCCATAAGTgatgaaacaattttttcaagCAGCATTATGTAAgtagaattttaaataatattgatgaatacaTTTTGGCTTATCTTAGAAGTGATTTGTGCTTGTGCCAAATAATTGCTAGTTATGCGCTTTTGGTGGacactctttctttttcccacaTTTTCCTTAGCAATTGGTAATGAATGGATGCACAACAACATGcccatttaattatatatttcctGTTGAAGGTCATGCGGGAAGAATGGGAGAAGTACTTGCTGAGCAAAGTAGAGTTGCGTGACATACAAACACGTTATAAAAAGAAACCAAAGGATCCTAAAGGTTTTGGGATTCTCGATGGAGTGGTCCCGATAACACCTGCACAGAACACAGAAGCTAGCAACTGCATAAACAAGCTGGAACGCGATGCACTTATGGCAGCTGCATCAGAAATAAGAAATCAAGCCAAAAAGGACCATATTGTTGGAGAAGATCCCCAGCCTCATGATGGCATTGTAGGacatagaaaaggaaaaggaaaaggaaaagtaaGGAATAAGAAAGGCGTGGCTAATTTTCAGAGACATCCAGGGAGTGAAAACAATAATCATATTAAGGAAGCAGCAAGAGATGCTAaagttgaaatttcaaattcagaAAATGATGGTGAAAAAGATGAAAGCAATCCAGTGGCTGCAGGTGGTTTTTGTGAAGCCGCAAGCCACACTGCCTCTGTAGACGAACCGATTCTTCGGAAGCATACCACTGAAGAGTCGAATAGTACAGGATCCAGAACTGCTAAGCCGCTGCCACCGGTGCATTTTTATGCCCTAGAAAGTGATCAGCCTATACTTGACATTTTGAAGCCCTCTGTTATTATTGTTTATCATCCAGACATGACTTTTGTCAGGGAAATTGAAGTCTACAAAGCTGAGAATCCGTCAAAGAAGTTGAAAGTTTACTTTCTCTTCTATGAAGATTCTACTGAAGTACAAAAGTTTGAGGCTAGTATACGCAGGGAGAATGGTGCTTTTGAGTCTCTGATCAGGCAGAAATCAATGATGATAATTCCAGTTGATCAGGTATGTGGCTTCTGTAGTTCTGTTTCATTTTCAATGAAGAGGATGCTGTTGGAAACTCAATTATCAAAGTTATTATGCTACGTGTTTAGGTTAGTTTACAATGTATTGGTACTGGACATGGTTTTGATATTGCAGGAAATCAGATCGAATTCATGTAGTTGCTAATGTGAATTTGTTCTATCTttgtagcaattttttttttttgtatattctcACTTCTTGGCGTGTTAATTTTGATGATTCTTTAAATGACCTTAAAATCTTTTGTAGAAAATTCTGCAGAGATCTCCTCTCTCACTTTTAAACCTGCAAAAACCTAATTTTATCTGCCTTTCTTTTCAAGTTCAATCATATCTTTACTCATTATTTGTGAAATATATTACACTCTGTTGCTTCAGTACTGAAAGTGATTTCGTTCTGTCCATGAAACACAATTCCGTTTATTTTCTTgatcattttataattttttttcatggtCAAATTAAGTGCTTATGTTTTCCATATGTTGTGCGTGTCACCTGGGTTTGAATCAGGATGGGCGCTGCCTGGGACTAAATTCTTCTGTAGAGCCACAAGCCTCAAGTTCCCAAAACTCAATAACGAGAAAGGCaggtggaagaaaagaaattgagaaaGAGATGCAGGTGTGCGATTTTCTGCTTCTTCTATGACCTCACTCCAGAAAATGTGTacttaggttttgtttttttttttttttttttttggtttttcatttttcaggtCATAGTAGACATGAGGGAATTTATGAGCAGCCTTCCAAATGTTCTCCATCAGAAGGGCATGCGCATAATACCAGTAACCTTGGAAGTTGGGGATTATATTCTCTCACCATTAATATGTGTGGAGAGAAAGAGTATCCAAGATCTTTTTATGAGCTTCACATCAGGCCGTCTTTACCACCAAGTAGAGACAATGGTCCGCTATTATAGAATACCTGTTCTCCTGATTGAGTTTTCACAAGACAAAAGTTTTTCTTTTCAGGTAATTAAATTACATTTGTTTCACAGAAAGCCATATGTTAGGTTTAATACTCTgctggttttattttttggattttttgtttgCAGTCCGCAAGTGATATTGGTGATGATGTTACGCCAAATAGTATTATATCTAAGCTGTCATTACTTGCTCTACATTTTCCCCGCTTGCGAATCATCTGGTCTCGCAGTCTGCATGCCACTGCTGAAATATTTGCTACACTTAAGGCAAATCAAGATGAACCTGATGACACAAAAGCAATTCGAGTCGGTGTTCCTTCTGAAGATGGTATTGTGGAAGATGATGTGAGGTGAGTTGCATAAATTTGACTTGGTTTTCACTTCAAACATTTACTTCAATCTGATGCTCCTAGAGAGTATGGGAAGAAACATTTAGTAGTAACTGCTATTAGCTGGGATTGAGCGGTGAATCTAGAACATTTTTCATGTCTGGCCCAAGTTAAATCACCCATAAAACCCccaggggttggcccaagtggtgaaggccttgGTCTTCAGGGTTTGCTCctttcaaggtccaaggttcgaCATCTTATGGGTGTAAACAATCCCTTGGGGCTACACTTCTTGGTAAAAAGTCAGCGATTTAATCAATTCCGTGTAGAGAAACTTCTGAGGGTGCAGTGCACGGGACCGAGGTTTACTCTACAGGGATGGGTCCGAAGGGTTCTGTCTTGAAGAGGTTTCCCgacataaacaataaaaaaaaaaagacccataAGTTTTGGTCCTTGAGCAAGTAAGCTGAAAGATGAGCTAAATTGTTGGATATATTTAACAGAGCACTTTGAGGCCTAATGGTGCATGCTGCATGCAGTAGATAGAggacaaaagcttcattaaGAAAGATAAACTAAAATCTACTGTTATCCCAGACCATCACCCCCTCCAAAACCACCTGACCTACTGATCAGGGTTTGATGATATATTGCGTTCGGCTTTGCATTTGCCTTGATTAATGAGGTTGAATGTTTCATTTCACTTTTCATTTAGGATATGAGTTTGATGGTATATTACGTTCTTCTTCGCAGAGCTGAAAACTACAATACATCTGCCATCGAGTTTCTGAGACGTCTCCCGGGCGTGACAGATTCAAATTACAGGGCTATAATGGAGGGGTGTAATAGCTTGGCAGAACTTGCCCTTCTTTCTGTAGAAAGGCTAGCCGAACTAATGGGTGGTCAGAAAGGTGCTAGGACTCTCAGGGAGTTCCTTGATGCAAAGTATCCAACCTTGTTATGAGGCTAATTAGTGTAAAGTCACACAGAAGTAACACCTGATTAATTCATTTGTTATTCATTGGTGCACATTGCAATTTTGTATTTagggttttatgagatgaagAAATAGGTGATTAAGGCCTCATCTACCTTTCCCGTGTTGTAATTCttcaattaaatagattaatttGCCGTTCCATTGGCAACATATTGTATGTATAAAATGTAacactaaaataattttaaattgtaatgtAATGCGTTTAAcatttttatctaaatttagATAAGAGTTTTTCGTGGCTACTTTTCATTGGCTAATCTATCTGTAGGCTAAAATAAAAAGCTTCTCCAAACTTTTTTTATTCACAAAACACACTCTTGGCGAGCTTGTCGAGACTCGAGCTATGAGCAAAGAGCTTGGTGGAGAGAGATCGGACCTAATGGGAGAGAATGAAAAaagattttatataaaaaacaatattattattttaataagtaaagaaaattttagataaatgtttttgaaaagtaggtaattaaaataaaaacaaattggtCTTAGCTAaaatatagtcaatgcaaatgctcgggaaaaaaaaaaagtgcttagTAACTAATTAAAGATATTCGTGCAAATTTGTTCAGGAAAATTCTATTCTGTTCTGGAAACGACGTCGTCCACCTCCTATTACCCTGTTCAGCAGCAACATTATCCGGTTATCCCCCAACGAAAACTTTctgatttaatatataaatatattaaatatattaaatatattatccTAGAATAATATCTATTGGATTCGGCTTACGTGCGGTTGATAAAATAACCGCATAGCTGCTCTGTTAAAATTTGAAAGGTCCAGATTTAATACTAGTAGTTGAACAGTCTAGATTTAATAATAACAGTTTAATCAGACGTTGTGACTGACTGAAAGGAAAACAAACGCCGTTTATTTTCTGGCGGAAGGGTGCTATGGAGAGACACAAGGCTTTGAGGAATGAGAAGCTAGAGAGAGATTTGGGAGAAAGACGATTATTACAGAATGCTCTTCTTCATCCAgtcaccattttatttttcagtctCAAGCTCTCTCAGTCTGTGTTCTGCTGAAAGGGGTTTCTGGAAAGGAAATTTGAGGACAAGACGCTGGGCATGGAAGGGATAAAAAAGACGAAACAAAATGGATTGGATAGGGACACTCCTTTCATATTCCTCTTTTCcatgtttttatttccttgcTGCTTTACAATTACCAGTGTTTTTTTCACCCTATTTTCCTCTTCAAAAGCCCCAAAAAGAGGAGTAATTGAcgaaacaaatattttaagcaAACTCACCGATCCAAGAAAATATTAACCATATTTGTGAACATCCACGCCCAGACTCATAAACTATTGATACCAAATGGGGAGATGTCCGTGGAATTACTGGAGTAATTGGGAACAAAGCTTTTAAGCAAACTCACAAATCCATGAAAATATTAAGCAGACCCAAATTTTTAAGCAAAGCTAACATCAATCttcgaagagagagagaaggaaagatgggaaagGAAGGCACAGCGGTGGGAGCGAGAGCAAGAGGTGGTGGAGGAACGAGTGTGGTTCAGTCTCTTTAATCCAACGCCGTTTGCTTTGCCTTTTTGCTAAATCAACATCGTCGGTGTAAAACTACTAGTATTAAATCTAAACCGTTCAAATTTTAACAGCAGCTATGCGGTTACTTTGTCAACCGCGTGTAAGTTGGATCCATATCTATTATATTCTTAAGAGTATCCCTCAACGAAAACATCCACCTCCGCTACCATCTctgacacagagagagagagagagagagagaaagagatggcTCTTACTCTCAAGGGCTCTGTTAATCTCACCCCCCCAACGATCACCAAAGCCTTCGCTCTCAAACCCCACTTCCTCACCCCTCTCCACTTCACCACCACAAAACACACCCCATCCGTCtcttcctcatcatcatcatcagtcACAGACAACGCTAACACTTCATCTGGTCCTTCAAACTGGGCCCCGCACTCGTGGAAGTCCAAGAAGGCCCGCCAGCTCCCGGACTACCCGGACCCGGATGAGTTCAGGTCGGTCATCCAGACCCTGGAGTCCTTCCCGCCCATTGTGTTCGCCGGCGAGGCCCGCAAGCTCGAGGAGCGGCTGGCCCAGGCCGCCATGGGCGAGGCCTTTTTGCTTCAGGGCGGGGACTGTGCCGAGAGCTTCAAGGAGTTCAATGGGAATAACATTCGGGACACTTTCCGGGTCTTGTTGCAAATGGGCATCGCCCTCACCTTTGGCGCCCAAATCCCCGTCATCAAGgtactctcttttttctttttctttccttttttcacTCTCTATCATCATTTTTTGTGGAAAAAGCTTTGTCGGTGTTGGTGAGCtgggttttctttttgatgATTTGGTTGTCTGTCTGTTGCTTTAAGATTTTGGAAATCGATGTCTTGCTTTGGACTTGTGTTGTGTCATGCGGActgtttttgtgggttttggggAATCGGGTTTTCTTTTTGATGACTTGGGTGTTTGTAAATCGATGTCTTTCGTTTGGATTTGTTGTAAATATATTAGTTTGACCTTTTGACTCGTATAGTATCGGCTGTTAGCAGGTTTTGGCCACGGATTAAAATACATTATCCTTTCTTTTGCTTACTTATGGGTCACTCGTCGTTTTTCTATTAGTCTCccgccatatatatatatatatatgcatgggcGCTTTCTTATACTTTAATTCTGGTTTGATTTCAAACTTTTATAGCTGCAAAATGATGAATGACTAAAACTACTACCATCGAAATGCTCATCTTGATTTTTAAAGAATATGTAGGAATCATAGAATGGAATGGCTGTTACATGCATGATGCATCACAATATTCTGATGAAAAATAATGTTTAGAATTGCCCGGCTAAATACTATTTAGTTTTTGTGTCTTCAACATGGCATGCACGACTACTTCAGGGTTAGGGAAGTATTTTTTGGTACTAATAACAAGGTTAAGGTGGGTTTTGGTTTCCTGTTCTCCACATTGAAGTAGTTCGACCCTGGAGAACGAATGTCAAAGGTGAAGCTATGGAATTACCAGTGAAGGACCCACTACTAGAAATAATTCATAGTGGAAGAAATGTTTgtacttgattttaaatatTGGCCTTACTATGTTCCTTGTACTTCTGGTCTATCTTTGTGTTGACtataattttagtattttttccAGTAATGTTTCTTGCATCATGTTTTTCAGAAGCATTTCCTGCCCACTATCTCCCATAGCATCTGCCTTAATTGCTTCCCAAACTGGTAAAATGGGTTCTCACTAATACGTCATGATTTGAGGTTTAGTAACTATAAAGCTCAACTCTAagttctattaattttttttttgcattatcTTATGTATATGTGCGCTCTGCTTACATATGGTAAACTAACTCTAGATGTGGGGTGGTTCAACTAAATCTACCTGAAAATtgttgccttttttttctttttctttttcttttaatatttggaGATCCTATAATCACATATGCATAGACTTGTTTGCTAAAATCACATCTATGATGCCTTGTGTAATAATACAAGTATATCTGTTTCACTTTGTTTAATATGAAACAGGTAGGAAGGATGGCAGGGCAATTTGCAAAACCTAGGTCAGAACCTTATGAGATTCAAGACGGTGTGAAGCTTCCTAGTTATCGGGGAGACAATATCAACGGTGACGCCTTTGATGAGAAATCTAGAATACCTGATCCGCAAAGGTTGATCAGAGCATACCTCCAATCTGTTGGCACACTGAATCTCCTTAGAGCATTTGCCACTGGTGGGTACGCTGCCATGCAGAGAGTTTCAGAGTGGAATCTTGATTTTGTGGTACACAGTGAGCAGGGGGACAGGTACTTTTGAAAAGATATTCCTTCACTTCATGCAATTTTTTCTTGAAGCAAATAACTGGGCAATTTCAATTTTTCCAGTGGGTTAGTTCCACCCCCATGTATTGGTCCCACACAACACTCTTTGTGCCTCTATTTGCTATGAAGTGATTATTCTGATGATCTCGTCAATAACCTTCTGCCTCGTCTTATGGAAGTGGAGAATTGTTATTTGGGTAGTCCCGGATTCTCTAAAAGCAAGCAGTTGCATGGAAACTTtttctgtttaaatttttttaataggttTTTTACCCCTCAAATAGAGATGGAATGAGAgatcgaactagtgactttcgcttcataAAGCATGACCTCTAGCCAATTGAAGTACCCTTTGgagtcaaaaaaattaatgtcctatatatatattttaattttttaggtttttccatGCTGCTTTCTTGTATTTACTTACTAAAACTTACTGTTTGATGAAAGGTACATTGAACTTGCACAAAGAGTAGATGAAGCCCTGGGGTTCATGGCTGCTGCTGGGGTTACTGTAAATCATCCCATAATGAACACAATTGAGTTTTGGACATCTCATGAATGCCTCCATTTACCTTATGAGCAAGCCTTGACTAGGGTAGATTCAACATCAGGGTGTTACTATGACTGTTCTGCTCACATGCTTTGGGTGGGTGAGAGGACTCGGCAGTTGGATGGTGCACATGTTGAATTCCTCCGGGGTGTTTCCAATCCTCTTGGCATAAAGGTAAGTGGCAGCTGCACTTAACttggtggaaaaaaaaaattgtagttgcGCTCTTGGGAATCTATACAGTCAacctcaaatttataaatttaattttgatgaaATGCTGCAGTGCTGATGTTATTGTCTATAATTTCAATAATGCTCACTTTCATTGTCAGCAAGATAGAGGATTTTATTTGTGCGcagttttgttttcctttgtcttGTTGGCCTTTAAATGGAGAACAAGGGAGATGGCAGATTAAATCATACATTATGTAGAATCCATAACATTCATGTATTACTTGTTTTGTTTCATAATCTAACATACTGCCATGTGTCCATAATTCAGGGAGACATAACAGCCTCCTTCTCTTTGTTTGATACTTTGAGCTATTCTTTCGATTCTCATTATAGGCATCCCTGTTGTAATTGACCTTCTTATGAAGAATTTCAGTATGTTTCTATGTAGAGAGTAGAAATTCTTACCACGTTGAGGCTTTCATGTCTTGAGTGCCTTGGAAGTGATTGAGTGGGCACAGTTGCTGTCACTCTAGTGGGGtgatatttttctcattttcttctctgGTTGTTGATGTCTGGACTTGGTCATGCAGGTGAGTGACAAGATGGATCCAAAGGAGCTTGTGAAATTGTGTGAAATTCTCAACCCTCATAACAAGCCTGGAAGATTAACAATAATAACGCGAATGGGGGCAGATAACATGAGGGTAAAGCTCCCCCATCTGATTAGAGCTGTGCGCCAGGCTGGGCTTCTTGTCACATGGGTTAGTGATCCCATGCATGGGAACACCATAAAGGCTCCTTCCGGTCTCAAGACGCGGCCGTTCGATGCAATCCGAGTAAGAACTGATCAACCAATATTGACTGATAAATACTTCAACCCTTTTCTTCATAACGGTAGTAACAGggggtgtttttgttttgtctcAGGATGAGTTGAGGGCTTTCTTTGATGTTCATGAACAAGAGGGGAGCTACCCTGGGGGAGTTCATCTGGAGATGACTGGGCAGAATGTAACAGAGTGCATTGGAGGGTCAAAGACAGTGACTTTTGATGACTTGAGCTCCAGATATCATACACACTGTGACCCCAG
This genomic interval from Corylus avellana chromosome ca3, CavTom2PMs-1.0 contains the following:
- the LOC132176185 gene encoding phospho-2-dehydro-3-deoxyheptonate aldolase 2, chloroplastic-like — protein: MALTLKGSVNLTPPTITKAFALKPHFLTPLHFTTTKHTPSVSSSSSSSVTDNANTSSGPSNWAPHSWKSKKARQLPDYPDPDEFRSVIQTLESFPPIVFAGEARKLEERLAQAAMGEAFLLQGGDCAESFKEFNGNNIRDTFRVLLQMGIALTFGAQIPVIKVGRMAGQFAKPRSEPYEIQDGVKLPSYRGDNINGDAFDEKSRIPDPQRLIRAYLQSVGTLNLLRAFATGGYAAMQRVSEWNLDFVVHSEQGDRYIELAQRVDEALGFMAAAGVTVNHPIMNTIEFWTSHECLHLPYEQALTRVDSTSGCYYDCSAHMLWVGERTRQLDGAHVEFLRGVSNPLGIKVSDKMDPKELVKLCEILNPHNKPGRLTIITRMGADNMRVKLPHLIRAVRQAGLLVTWVSDPMHGNTIKAPSGLKTRPFDAIRDELRAFFDVHEQEGSYPGGVHLEMTGQNVTECIGGSKTVTFDDLSSRYHTHCDPRLNASQSLELAFAIAERLRKKRLKSVKNFQRGQR